A stretch of Brassica rapa cultivar Chiifu-401-42 chromosome A08, CAAS_Brap_v3.01, whole genome shotgun sequence DNA encodes these proteins:
- the LOC103834710 gene encoding probable acyl-[acyl-carrier-protein]--UDP-N-acetylglucosamine O-acyltransferase, mitochondrial produces MISLLKARERLLNLTPLLSSSIRRRLSSNPSYSYEDTRGSDVFIHPSAVVHPNAVIGKGVSVGPYCTVGSSVKLGNGCKLYPSSHIFGNTELGESCVLMTGAVVGDELPGSTVIGGNNIIGHHAVVGVKCQDLKYKYGDECFLCIGSNNEIREFCSIHRSSKASDKTVIGDNNLIMGSCHIAHDCKIGDRNIFANNTLLAGHVIVEDYTHTAGATVVHQFCHIGSFSFIGGGSVVSQDVPKYMMVTGERAELRGLNLEGLRRNGFTMSEMKSLRAAYRKIFMSTETSSLEERLTKMEHNQELYSVPAVVSMLHSIRDSFAEGRRGICKFRQWLDS; encoded by the exons ATGATTTCTCTCCTCAAAGCTCGCGAGAGGCTTCTAAATCTAACTCCTCTCCTCAGCTCCTCTATACGCCGTCGTCTCTCCTCTAACCCCTCCT ATTCTTATGAAGACACGAGAGGTTCTGACGTCTTTATACACCCAAGTGCTGTCGTCCACCCAAATGCAGTGATTGGAaag GGAGTTTCAGTTGGTCCGTACTGTACAGTTGGCTCTTCAGTGAAGCTAGGCAATGGCTGCAAACTCTATCCTTCAAGTCATATCTTTGGAAACACAGAGTTGGGGGAATCTTGTGTCCTCATGAC TGGTGCTGTTGTTGGCGATGAGCTTCCTGGTTCTACAGTCATAGGAGGCAATAACATAATCGGTCACCACGCTGTGGTTGGTGTTAAATGTCAAGACTTGAAGTACAAG TATGGGGATGAATGCTTTCTTTGCATCGGTAGCAACAATGAAATTAGGGAGTTCTGTTCTATTCACAGGTCATCAAAGGCTAGTGATAAAACG GTGATTGGTGACAATAATCTAATTATGGGCTCTTGTCATATCGCCCATGATTGCAAGATTGGTGACCGCAACATATTTGCTAACAATACGCTTCTTGCTGGCCATGTGATTGTAGAA GACTATACACACACAGCAGGAGCTACGGTCGTCCACCAGTTCTGTCACATTGGTTCATTCTCTTTCATTGGTGGTGGTTCTGTG GTTTCACAAGATGTTCCAAAGTACATGATGGTGACTGGAGAAAGAGCTGAACTTCGCGGTTTGAATCTGGAGGGACTTAGACGTAATGGATTTACGATGTCAGAG ATGAAGAGCCTGAGAGCAGCCTATCGTAAGATATTCATGTCGACCGAGACATCGAGTCTCGAAGAGCGTCTCACCAAGATG GAACATAACCAAGAGCTGTACAGTGTTCCTGCGGTTGTTTCCATGTTGCACTCAATCCGAGATTCTTTCGCAGAAGGTCGTCGTGGGATATGCAAGTTCAGACAGTGGCTTGATTCTTGA
- the LOC103834713 gene encoding uncharacterized protein LOC103834713, whose amino-acid sequence MPNTPSVSENRTKHVCKRNISSTSTTRHSKENSKPQIYRQRDRKTHDLIYTIRARTCLKSQALRESLCLFIHSTVEKMNRVLLIAVVALALLASSALLPVGAKKPLSSAPRKEDVPYIKCQVCEKLASRLHQLVKEKQVEISPKKISEYEIIEIAENVCNLKKEEADWMLKIDIVEKGDKLQLVEQEEEGMCNSECKTIEAACQKVIGYSDTDVAEYIYKSKPDLASLVNHLCKDLTDACTKNPPPVPKDRVPGEPFVAKPSKDAEMDKIMRSMQGIPGAPGMKVYSREDLEKYKANPEKFGTEDEDGDDDDEDEEEDDKFPKNLGKVLKETKKEEWKKTVTKLLKKKSEALRGHAQKVSNRVRRWWKGVSSKKSKSGKSEL is encoded by the exons ATGCCaaatactccatctgtttctgaaa ATCGCACGAAACACGTTTGCAAACGTAACATCAGTTCCACTTCAACAACACGGCACAGTAAAGAAAACTCAAAACCCCAGATTTATCGGCAAAGAGATCgcaaaacccatgatcttatATACACGATCCGTGCTCGAACTTGCTTAAAGTCTCAAGCTTTACGAGAAAGTCTCTGTCTTTTCATTCATTCAACGGTGGAGAAGATGAATCGAGTTCTTCTGATAGCTGTAGTAGCATTAGCTCTGCTAGCTTCGTCGGCGTTATTACCGGTGGGAGCAAAGAAGCCCTTGTCGTCGGCTCCGAGAAAGGAGGACGTTCCGTATATCAAGTGCCAGGTGTGCGAGAAGCTAGCGTCGCGGTTGCATCAGCTAGTGAAGGAGAAGCAAGTTGAGATCTCTCCCAAGAAG ATCTCGGAGTATGAGATCATTGAGATTGCTGAGAATGTGTGCAACCTGAAGAAAGAGGAAGCTGATTGGATGCTTAAGATTGATATTGTGGAGAAAGGGGATAAGCTTCAG CTGgttgaacaagaagaagaagggatgTGCAATTCTGAGTGCAAAACCATCGAGGCTGCTTGTCAAAAG GTCATTGGTTACTCGGACACTGACGTTGCGGAGTATATATACAAGTCTAAGCCTGATCTTGCTTCACTTGTTAACCATCTATGCAAAGACCTGACCGATGCTTGTACCAAGAACCCTCCTCCTGTTCCCAAG GATCGAGTTCCTGGAGAACCATTTGTGGCAAAACCATCGAAAGATGCTGAAATGGACAAGATCATGAGATCTATGCAG GGGATACCAGGAGCACCTGGCATGAAGGTATACTCTAGGGAAGATTTAGAGAAGTACAAAGCTAACCCGGAAAAGTTCGGTACTGAAGATGAAGATGGtgatgacgatgatgaagatgaggaaGAGGATGACAAGTTCCCCAAGAACTTG GGGAAAGTTCTGAAAGAGACAAAAAAGGAAGAGTGGAAGAAGACAGTCACTAAGTTACTCAAGAAGAAAAGTGAAGCCCTGAGGGGACATGCACAGAAAGTGTCGAACCGGGTCCGGAGATGGTGGAAAGGAGTTAgttcaaaaaaatctaaatccgGAAAGTCTGAGCTGTAG
- the LOC117125649 gene encoding uncharacterized protein LOC117125649 isoform X2 yields MEEELRDMKAHKAYISMVDFVAEAQQGIPKLCPCGSITKETVDEEDTYDYLPGKRYFICKDFENDGLHFRQPWVTGVTEEVERLKLRVHEHEKLLRECEALKAQVAMLVKRVTELELLH; encoded by the exons ATGGAGGAAGAACTTCGAGATATGAAAGCACACAAAGCGTACATCAGCATGGTTGATTTCGTTGCAGAAGCGCAACAGGGCATTCCCAAACTGTGCCCCTGTGGCTCAATCACGAAGGAAACCGTTGATGAAGAGGACACTTACGACTACCTCCCTGGGAAAAGATACTTCATCTGCAAAGACTTCGAG AATGACGGACTTCATTTCAGGCAACCATGGGTTACGGGTGTGACAGAAGAGGTTGAGAGGCTGAAACTACGGGTTCACGAGCATGAGAAGCTTCTCAGAGAGTGTGAGGCACTTAAG GCACAGGTTGCAATGCTGGTAAAGCGGGTGACAGAACTTGAGTTACTGCACTGA
- the LOC117125649 gene encoding glutathione S-transferase T3-like isoform X1, protein MESSSSFVNLLTSQGSVDLDSLETPAFSTQSPQEASVKERRKWTVKDDLVLIGAWLNTSKDSIVSNEQKGAAFWKRIVEYYNSSPLLVGMVPRELGQCKQRWARINDLVCKFAGCYDTTLREQRSGQNDNDVMKAALDIFNSDHNMKFNLEHAWRELRHDVKWCSTYMEKDKDKRKATPVPEPEERPVGVKAAKAAGKRHKTGKDEELSKLEGLMELKKQISKQSLLESLLTKPEPLNEMELALKTKLLSEFLS, encoded by the coding sequence ATGGAAAGCTCCTCTAGTTTTGTTAACCTGTTAACGAGTCAAGGGTCAGTTGACCTTGACTCATTAGAAACTCCGGCGTTTAGTACCCAATCTCCGCAAGAGGCAAGTGTGAAAGAAAGGAGAAAGTGGACTGTCAAGGACGATTTAGTCCTCATTGGGGCTTGGCTCAACACCAGCAAAGATTCAATTGTCAGTAACGAACAGAAAGGCGCTGCCTTCTGGAAGAGGATTGTAGAGTATTACAACTCCAGTCCTCTCCTCGTTGGGATGGTGCCTAGAGAACTAGGGCAATGCAAGCAAAGATGGGCCAGGATCAATGATCTGGTCTGTAAGTTTGCTGGCTGCTACGACACGACCTTGAGGGAACAGAGAAGCGGGCAAAACGACAATGACGTGATGAAGGCTGCGTTGGATATCTTCAACAGTGACCACAACATGAAGTTCAACTTAGAACATGCGTGGAGGGAGCTTAGGCACGATGTGAAATGGTGTTCTACGTATATGGAGAAGGACAAGGATAAGCGCAAGGCAACTCCAGTGCCAGAGCCAGAAGAAAGACCGGTGGGGGTTAAGGCTGCTAAGGCTGCGGGTAAGAGGCACAAAACTGGAAAAGATGAAGAGTTAAGCAAGCTAGAAGGACTTATGGAGCTGAAAAAGCAAATCTCAAAGCAAAGTTTGCTAGAGAGTTTGCTAACTAAACCAGAGCCACTCAATGAGATGGAATTGGCTCTGAAAACGAAACTGTTGTCTGAATTCTTGTCATGA
- the LOC103835512 gene encoding uncharacterized protein LOC103835512, giving the protein MGDEVDRRLNAALDEAVDEYLEDTYNDIVKKQKKKERKRAYVERNREEGHTRLWNDYFSENPTFPPHLFRRRFRMNKDVFMRIVDRLSENYPFFQQRRDAVGRLGLSPLQKCTAALRMLAYGCAADAVDEYLRFGESTALSCLTNFTEGVINLFGEEYMRRPTPEDLQRLLDIGEIRGFPGMIGSIDCTLNDINVLDRSPVFDDILQGRAPRVQYLVNGHQYGLPYYLTDGIYPRWSTFIQSISNPQSPEAQLFAKVQESTRKDVERAFGVLQARFAIVKNPTILWDKTQIGMVMRTCIILHNMIVENERNGYSGCDISEFEEGDSSRSSEVDMSYTRRPSNLRTMLEIRTQVRDPHTHEQLKFDLIQNI; this is encoded by the exons ATGGGAGATGAAGTGGATCGCAGATTAAATGCGGCTTTAGATGAAGCTGTCGATGAATATTTGGAAGATACATACAACGACATCGTAAAgaagcaaaaaaagaaagagagaaaacgtGCATATGTCGAAAGAAACCGCGAAGAGGGCCATACCCGTCTATGGAATGACTACTTCAGTGAAAATCCAACATTTCCGCCTCATTTATTCAGACGCCGTTTCCGCATGAACAAGGACGTTTTCATGCGTATTGTCGATCGTCTCTCAGAAAATTATCCTTTCTTCCAACAAAGAAGAGATGCTGTCGGAAGATTAGGTCTATCTCCACTACAAAAGTGTACGGCAGCTCTTCGTATGCTTGCTTATGGCTGTGCGGCTGACGCCGTTGACGAATACCTCAGATTTGGTGAAAGCACGGCACTTTCATGTTTAACGAATTTCACAGAAGGGgtaattaatttatttggaGAAGAGTATATGCGAAGACCCACTCCAGAGGATCTTCAACGACTGCTCGATATTGGAGAGATTCGCGGCTTTCCGGGAATGATaggaagcatcgatt gtaccttaaacgatattaacgtCCTCGATCGAtctcctgtttttgatgacattttacaaGGTCGAGCTCCAAGGGTACAATACCTGGTAAACGGGCACCAATATGGTTTGCCTTACTACCTCACAGACGGCATATATCCAAgatggtcaacatttatccaatctatctcAAACCCTCAAAGTCCTGAAGCACAGTTATTTGCTAAAGTTCAGGAGTCCACCCGAAAAGATGTGGAGCGTGCTTTCGGAGTATTGCAAGCTCGATTTGCAATAGTTAAAAACCCGACTATTTTGTGGGACAAGACCCAAATAGGGATGGTTATGCGAACATGTATCATACtgcacaatatgatagtggAAAATGAACGCAATGGATACAGCGGGTGTGATATATCAGAGTTTGAAGAAGGAGACTCGAGTAGAAGTTCAGAGGTGGATATGTCATATACTCGCAGGCCTTCAAATCTCCGAACTATGCTTGAAATACGTACTCAAGTTCGTGACCCACATACGCATGAACAATTGAAATTTGATTTGAtccaaaatatttga
- the LOC103834715 gene encoding uncharacterized protein LOC103834715 isoform X1 has protein sequence MLRTPMVGNTIGGGLRRVSVVSVSQRERERVSSSSNRKSTHLLLHRRRRTYTAQTKRMASKLIQVQSKACEASKFVAKHGTSYYRQLLEKNKHFIQEPATVETCQELSKQLLYTRLASIPKRYETFWKELDYVKNLWKNRSDLKVEDAGIAALFGLECFAWYCAGEISGRGFTFTGYYP, from the exons atgttaaggactccaatggtgggtaacaccattggaggTGGTCTAAGAAGAGTTAGCGTCGTTTCAGTttctcagagagagagagagagagtgagtaGTAGCTCGAATCGCAAATcaactcatcttcttcttcaccggCGCCGCCGCACTTATACTGCACAAACAAAAAG GATGGCGTCCAAGTTGATACAAGTTCAATCAAAGGCATGTGAAGCTTCAAAGTTTGTGGCAAAGCATGGAACTTCTTACTACAGGCAGTTGCTTGAGAAGAACAAACACTTTATCCAGGAACCCGCCACTGTGGAGACGTGCCAAGAGTTGTCTAAGCAGCTTCTCTACACCCGTCTTGCTAG CATTCCAAAACGCTATGAAACCTTCTGGAAGGAACTAGACTACGTAAAGAACTTATGGAAGAACAGAAGCGATCTCAAGGTAGAAGATGCTGGAATCGCTGCTTTGTTTGGTCTTGAATGCTTTGCCTGGTACTGCGCCGGAGAAATCTCCGGCAGAGGCTTCACCTTCACCGGCTATTACCCTTGA
- the LOC103834715 gene encoding uncharacterized protein LOC103834715 isoform X2 has protein sequence MASKLIQVQSKACEASKFVAKHGTSYYRQLLEKNKHFIQEPATVETCQELSKQLLYTRLASIPKRYETFWKELDYVKNLWKNRSDLKVEDAGIAALFGLECFAWYCAGEISGRGFTFTGYYP, from the exons ATGGCGTCCAAGTTGATACAAGTTCAATCAAAGGCATGTGAAGCTTCAAAGTTTGTGGCAAAGCATGGAACTTCTTACTACAGGCAGTTGCTTGAGAAGAACAAACACTTTATCCAGGAACCCGCCACTGTGGAGACGTGCCAAGAGTTGTCTAAGCAGCTTCTCTACACCCGTCTTGCTAG CATTCCAAAACGCTATGAAACCTTCTGGAAGGAACTAGACTACGTAAAGAACTTATGGAAGAACAGAAGCGATCTCAAGGTAGAAGATGCTGGAATCGCTGCTTTGTTTGGTCTTGAATGCTTTGCCTGGTACTGCGCCGGAGAAATCTCCGGCAGAGGCTTCACCTTCACCGGCTATTACCCTTGA
- the LOC103834716 gene encoding phospholipase A2-gamma — protein MMNGGALTRFTFSVATFLLLTVVRSQEPCSKTCIAQDCATIGIRYGKYCGIGYTGCRGEPPCDSLDACCLTHDNCVDLKGMTYVNCHKQFKRCLNKVSRSVKQSNGTKVGFSTQCPYSVVIPTMYNGMDYGIFFSGIGNILEPPAPGKGPVVEVNLAQSGADTKGGLGTKVDIQKKEGSKVSASLN, from the exons atgatGAACGGTGGTGCTTTGACACGTTTTACTTTCAGCGTCGCCACCTTCCTCCTCCTCACCGTTGTTCGCAGCCAG GAGCCATGCAGCAAAACCTGCATTGCGCAGGACTGCGCTA CTATCGGCATTCGCTATGGGAAGTATTGTGGGATAGGATACACTGGATGCCGTGGAGAGCCACCTTGTGATAGTCTTGATGCTTGTTGCCTGACACATGACAATTGTGTTGATTTAAAAG GTATGACTTATGTTAACTGCCATAAGCAATTCAAGCGTTGTTTAAACAAGGTAAGCAGATCAGTCAAACAATCTAATGGCACAAAGGTTGGATTCTCCACCCAATGCCCTTATTCGGTGGTGATACCAACCATGTACAATGGAATGGATTACGGCATTTTCTTCAGTGGCATCG GTAATATCCTTGAACCTCCGGCGCCGGGAAAGGGCCCTGTTGTGGAGGTCAATCTTGCTCAGAGTGGTGCGGACACAAAGGGTGGTCTTGGAACAAAAGTTGACATTCAGAAAAAGGAAGGCTCCAAAGTCTCTGCCTCTTTAAATTAA
- the LOC103834717 gene encoding F-box protein At1g31080, with the protein MNSIPLDLLYEIFSRMPTKSIGRSRCVSEQWRSILCSADFTEYFLTKSSTRPSLLFTMNRFRSNEFLFFSSPPQIPSKPSSSSSLAAAYFKLNMQLEFYGHAAGLFCFRRMEFTRKGWENTVHVICNPSLGQYVFLPTLKTSSQTFLGFDPIDKVFKVLSPNDTFSSSFAYILTLGTGEKRWRRVHFPLAHSHSSGGVCINGSLYYLARENTTYFIVCFDVRSEKFKLIQGSFLDSDARLRLINYKGKLGVISWPKKFWDSRVGAYSRSKEEVRIWVLEDDEKQDWSEYAYTLPGDKFCDVECDVLKVYVAGVTSATGAIVLMNPNYDHPNPFYVFYFHPERNVIKRVEVQGFGSHVEYASLLGAKAWCLVLGLGCASAQWRRRWSFVSAYIGKLAGRVARVSLWFCVCVSKSFQLLLSSMAE; encoded by the exons ATGAATTCAATCCCTCTTGATCTTTTGTACGAGATATTCTCTAGAATGCCAACCAAGTCAATAGGGAGGAGCCGTTGCGTGTCTGAGCAATGGAGGTCCATACTTTGCAGTGCAGATTTCACCGAGTATTTCTTAACTAAATCTTCCACTCGTCCCAGTCTCTTATTCACCATGAACAGATTTAGAAGCAATGAGTTTCTCTTCTTTTCGTCGCCGCCTCAGATTCCGTCGAagccgtcgtcgtcgtcgtcctTAGCAGCGGCCTATTTTAAACTGAACATGCAGCTAGAATTTTATGGTCATGCCGCTGGTTTGTTCTGTTTCCGTCGTATGGAATTCACAAGGAAGGGTTGGGAGAATACAGTGCATGTGATATGTAACCCTAGCTTAGGACAGTATGTTTTCTTACCTACACTGAAGACGAGTAGTCAGACCTTTTTAGGGTTTGATCCGATTGACAAGGTGTTCAAGGTATTGTCACCCAATGATACCTTTTCATCATCTTTTGCTTATATTTTGACGTTGGGAACTGGAGAAAAGAGGTGGAGAAGGGTACACTTTCCCTTGGCCCATTCCCATTCGTCTGGAGGGGTATGCATCAATGGATCTTTATATTACTTGGCCCGAGAAAATACAACTTACTTTATAGTTTGCTTTGATGTTCGGTCTGAGAAATTCAAGCTTATTCAGGGAAGTTTTCTAGATTCGGATGCAAGATTAAGATTGATAAACTATAAGGGTAAATTAGGTGTGATCAGCTGGCCAAAGAAATTTTGGGATAGTAGAGTAGGCGCGTATAGTCGTAGCAAGGAGGAGGTGCGTATATGGGTTCTAGAGGATGACGAGAAACAGGATTGGTCGGAGTATGCATACACTCTCCCGGGTGATAAATTCTGTGACGTTGAATGTGATGTGCTAAAGGTTTACGTAGCTGGAGTGACGTCAGCTACAGGAGCAATTGTTTTGATGAATCCAAACTATGATCACCCCAATCCGTTTTATGTTTTCTACTTCCATCCCGAAAGGAACGTTATCAAACGAGTTGAAGTCCAAGGTTTTGGGAGTCATG TGGAGTATGCTAGCCTTCTTGGAGCCAAGGCTTGGTGTCTCGTTTTGGGTCTAGGTTGTGCTTCTGCTCAGTGGAGGCGACGGTGGAGCTTCGTCAGCGCGTACATAGGGAAGCTTGCTGGTCGTGTGGCTAGGGTCTCTTTGTGGTTCTGCGTGTGTGTCTCAAAGAGTTTTCAACTTCTTCTATCGTCTATGGCAGAGTAA
- the LOC103834718 gene encoding 60S ribosomal protein L28-2 has product MTTVPGQLVWEIVKRNNCFLVKQFGRGNAKVQFSKETNNLCNLNSYKHSGLANKKTVTIQVADKEQGVVLGTTKTKKQNKPKLSVNKSVLKKEFPRMAKAVANQVVDNYYRPDLKKAALARLSVISKGLRVAKSGPKRRNRQA; this is encoded by the exons ATGACAACAGTTCCAGGACAGCTGGTCTGGGAGATCGTAAAGAGAAACAACTGTTTCTTGGTCAAACAGTTCGGCAGAGGCAATGCTAAGGTTCAGTTCAGCAAGGAGACCAACAATCTCTGCAACCTCAACTCCTACAAGCACTCTG GTTTGGCCAACAAGAAGACAGTGACCATTCAGGTAGCTGACAAGGAGCAAGGTGTGGTACTCGGAACAACCAAGACCAAGAAGCAAAACAAGCCTAAGCTCTCTGTTAACAAGTCTGTCCTCAAGAAGGAGTTCCCTAGGATGGCCAAAGCTGTTGCCAACCAG GTTGTGGACAACTACTACAGGCCTGACTTGAAGAAGGCAGCACTTGCTAGGCTCAGCGTGATCAGCAAGGGTCTTAGAGTCGCCAAGTCTGGTCCCAAGAGGAGGAACAGGCAGGCTTGA